The Geobacter sp. AOG2 genome includes a window with the following:
- the prfB gene encoding peptide chain release factor 2 (programmed frameshift) — translation MFREEVAKMQDFEERIAKLRGSLDIDDKREALQEIEAQIAAPGFWDAMDKSQEVLRKRTALEKLLQSWDTLTRQLDDVRVMIELGEEVQDEATLAEVREMNNRLQQGVEAAEFQRMLSGTHDRNSCFLSINPGAGGTESQDWAEMLLRMYLRYCEKKGWKTTITDYQAGDEAGIKSATFSVSGEYAYGHLKAEAGIHRLVRISPFDSNARRHTSFASVYAFPEIEEEDISIKISDSDLRVDTYRSSGSGGQHVNTTDSAVRITHLPTGIVVACQSERSQILNRATAMKVLRAKLYEREVEERNAKASEIAAEKKEIGWGSQIRSYVLHPYKMVKDLRTGVESGNPDAVLDGALEDFVVAYLMGVRRQTADVE, via the exons ATGTTTCGTGAAGAAGTAGCCAAAATGCAGGACTTTGAGGAACGGATCGCCAAACTTCGGGGGTCTCTT GACATAGATGACAAGCGGGAGGCGCTCCAGGAGATCGAGGCCCAGATCGCGGCGCCCGGTTTCTGGGACGCGATGGACAAATCCCAGGAGGTGCTCCGCAAGCGCACCGCCCTGGAAAAGCTCCTCCAGAGCTGGGACACCCTCACCCGGCAACTGGACGACGTGCGGGTGATGATCGAGTTGGGTGAAGAGGTCCAGGACGAGGCGACCCTTGCCGAGGTGCGGGAGATGAACAACCGCCTGCAGCAGGGGGTCGAGGCGGCCGAGTTCCAGCGCATGCTCTCCGGCACCCATGACCGCAACTCCTGCTTCCTTTCCATCAACCCGGGGGCCGGGGGGACGGAATCCCAGGACTGGGCCGAGATGCTCTTGCGCATGTACCTGCGCTATTGCGAAAAGAAGGGGTGGAAGACCACCATCACCGATTACCAGGCCGGCGACGAGGCGGGGATCAAATCGGCCACCTTCAGCGTCAGCGGCGAGTACGCCTACGGCCACCTCAAGGCCGAAGCGGGCATCCACCGCCTGGTGCGCATCTCGCCCTTCGACAGCAATGCCCGTCGCCACACCTCCTTTGCCTCGGTCTACGCCTTTCCCGAGATCGAGGAAGAGGACATCAGCATCAAGATCTCCGACTCGGACCTGCGGGTGGACACGTACCGGTCCAGCGGCTCCGGCGGTCAGCACGTCAACACCACCGACTCGGCGGTGCGCATCACCCACCTGCCCACCGGCATCGTGGTGGCCTGCCAGAGCGAACGGAGCCAGATCCTCAACCGGGCCACGGCCATGAAGGTGTTGCGCGCCAAACTGTACGAGCGGGAGGTGGAGGAGCGGAACGCCAAGGCCTCGGAGATCGCCGCGGAAAAGAAGGAGATCGGCTGGGGAAGCCAGATCCGCTCCTACGTGCTCCACCCCTACAAGATGGTCAAGGACCTGCGGACCGGGGTGGAATCGGGCAACCCGGACGCGGTTCTGGACGGGGCCCTGGAGGATTTCGTGGTGGCCTACCTCATGGGGGTGCGCCGCCAGACCGCCGATGTGGAGTAG
- a CDS encoding Sir2 family NAD-dependent protein deacetylase → MFRHAAEAVREAQVFIITAGAGMGVDSGLPDFRGDRGFWTAYPPYARLGISFIDAANPEHFDRDPAFGWGFYGHRTNLYRATVPHEGFAIMRGWIERNRAASFVVTSNVDGQFQKAGYPEESILEVHGSIHWLQCTTPCNRRIWANREEIPVNPETMRARSIPRCISCRTVSRPNILMFGDYAWLPERTTAQERRFARFREECRGRRTVVIELGAGGAIPTIRRTSERLGDEPHTTVIRINPREAEIDAPHLSLPCGALEALRRIGEFL, encoded by the coding sequence ATGTTCCGGCACGCTGCGGAAGCGGTCAGGGAAGCCCAGGTCTTCATCATCACCGCCGGCGCGGGGATGGGGGTGGATTCCGGCCTGCCCGACTTCCGCGGCGACCGGGGTTTCTGGACCGCCTATCCCCCCTATGCCCGGTTGGGCATCTCCTTCATCGATGCGGCCAATCCCGAGCATTTCGACCGCGACCCGGCCTTCGGCTGGGGCTTTTACGGCCACCGCACCAACCTGTACCGCGCCACCGTTCCCCACGAAGGTTTCGCCATCATGCGGGGCTGGATCGAGCGCAACCGGGCCGCCTCCTTCGTGGTCACCTCCAACGTGGACGGCCAGTTCCAGAAAGCCGGCTACCCGGAGGAGTCCATCCTTGAGGTCCACGGCTCCATCCACTGGCTCCAGTGCACCACGCCGTGCAACCGGCGCATCTGGGCCAACCGGGAGGAGATCCCGGTCAACCCGGAAACCATGCGGGCCCGCTCCATCCCCCGCTGCATCTCCTGCCGCACCGTGAGCCGCCCCAATATCCTCATGTTCGGGGATTACGCCTGGCTTCCCGAACGGACCACGGCCCAGGAGCGGCGCTTCGCGCGGTTCCGGGAGGAATGCCGCGGCAGGCGCACCGTCGTGATCGAACTGGGGGCCGGTGGGGCCATCCCCACCATCCGCCGCACGTCGGAGCGGCTCGGCGACGAGCCCCATACCACGGTGATCCGCATCAATCCACGGGAAGCGGAGATCGACGCCCCCCACCTGTCCCTCCCCTGCGGCGCCCTTGAAGCCCTGCGGCGCATCGGGGAATTCCTCTGA
- the ybeY gene encoding rRNA maturation RNase YbeY produces the protein MACPEETELSVSIVGDRAIRIINREYLAKDRPTNVISFSLQEGEYAGIAPHALGDVVISADTAAREAAEADMTTFERLSFLLLHGILHLCGYDHERSGEAEAARMEKKESELFGLLKKEGFLNP, from the coding sequence TTGGCATGTCCTGAGGAGACCGAGCTGTCCGTCTCCATCGTGGGCGATCGGGCCATCCGCATCATCAATCGGGAGTACCTGGCCAAGGATCGGCCCACCAACGTCATCTCCTTCTCGCTCCAGGAAGGGGAATACGCCGGCATTGCCCCCCACGCCCTGGGAGACGTGGTCATCTCGGCGGACACCGCCGCGCGGGAGGCCGCGGAAGCGGACATGACGACCTTCGAGCGCCTCAGTTTCCTGCTGTTGCACGGCATCCTGCACCTGTGCGGTTACGACCACGAGCGGAGCGGCGAGGCCGAGGCGGCGCGCATGGAAAAGAAGGAGAGTGAGCTATTCGGTCTTCTGAAGAAGGAAGGGTTCCTGAACCCGTAA
- a CDS encoding diacylglycerol kinase, whose protein sequence is MRSSEEGRVPEPVKPDRFIDSVNCAIEGIIHAARTERHMRNHFIAAAVVLLAALFLRVNPVEFALLALSILFVLFAELLNTAVEAVVDLVSPGYNHLARIAKDTAAGAVLVAACGAAIMGYLILAKYILPLYGEVLAMFGAPSDIGTMVAILIVIIVVIMLKGLTGKGTPLHGGAPSGHAAVAFSIATAASLNSRDPLISLLSIALALMVSHSRLFMRIHTMSEVVMGSCLGAGITLIVLFLFKLLG, encoded by the coding sequence ATTCGGTCTTCTGAAGAAGGAAGGGTTCCTGAACCCGTAAAACCGGACCGGTTCATCGACTCGGTCAACTGCGCCATCGAGGGGATCATCCACGCGGCCCGCACCGAGCGGCACATGCGCAACCACTTCATCGCCGCCGCGGTGGTGCTGCTGGCGGCGCTGTTCCTGCGGGTGAACCCCGTGGAGTTCGCCCTCCTGGCGCTCTCGATCCTGTTCGTGCTCTTTGCCGAACTGCTCAACACGGCGGTGGAGGCGGTGGTGGACCTGGTTTCGCCCGGCTACAACCATCTGGCCAGGATAGCGAAGGACACCGCGGCCGGGGCGGTGCTGGTGGCCGCCTGCGGGGCCGCCATCATGGGCTACCTGATCCTGGCCAAGTACATTCTGCCGCTCTACGGGGAGGTTCTCGCAATGTTCGGCGCACCCTCGGATATCGGTACCATGGTTGCGATCCTGATCGTCATCATCGTGGTGATCATGCTCAAGGGGCTGACCGGCAAGGGGACCCCCCTGCACGGCGGGGCGCCCAGCGGCCATGCCGCGGTCGCCTTCTCCATCGCCACGGCGGCATCCCTCAACTCACGGGACCCGCTGATCTCGCTGCTCTCCATCGCCCTGGCGCTGATGGTCAGCCATTCCCGGCTGTTCATGCGCATCCATACCATGAGCGAGGTGGTGATGGGCTCATGCCTCGGGGCGGGGATCACCCTGATTGTTCTGTTTTTGTTTAAACTGCTTGGATAG
- a CDS encoding hemolysin family protein → MEEGGSRKSGFIELVSRFVTGRKKITEEEIHDFIEASEEEGLVNEEESEMIRSIFSLRTTVVREIMVPRTDMACVPVEATIPELLETIIACGHSRIPVFENTMDNIIGLLYAKDLLKFWGDNREGLQVRAIMRPPYFIPETKELEQLLQEFKRKRVHLAIVIDEYGGTSGLITIEDLLEQIVGDIQDEYDREEALFTANDDGSITADARMPVEDLEDHFDVEIERDKFDTVGGLIFHLAGKIPAIGDTVEGSGLSLTILDADERKVKQVRIARLDATGKEQGDE, encoded by the coding sequence GTGGAAGAAGGCGGCAGTAGGAAGTCCGGATTCATCGAGCTGGTAAGCCGGTTCGTGACCGGACGCAAAAAGATCACCGAAGAAGAGATTCACGACTTTATCGAGGCCAGCGAGGAAGAGGGGCTCGTCAACGAGGAGGAGAGCGAGATGATCCGCTCCATCTTCTCCCTGAGGACGACGGTGGTGCGCGAGATCATGGTGCCCCGCACCGACATGGCCTGCGTACCGGTGGAAGCCACCATCCCCGAGCTTCTGGAAACCATCATCGCCTGCGGCCACTCCCGCATCCCGGTCTTTGAGAACACCATGGACAACATCATCGGCCTGCTCTACGCCAAGGACCTGCTCAAGTTCTGGGGCGACAACCGGGAAGGGCTCCAGGTGCGCGCCATCATGCGGCCCCCTTACTTCATCCCCGAGACCAAGGAGCTGGAACAACTGCTTCAGGAGTTCAAGCGCAAGCGGGTCCACCTGGCCATCGTCATCGACGAATACGGCGGCACCTCGGGGCTGATCACCATCGAAGACCTCCTGGAGCAGATCGTGGGTGACATCCAGGACGAATACGACCGGGAGGAGGCGCTCTTCACCGCCAACGACGACGGCTCCATCACCGCCGACGCCCGCATGCCGGTGGAAGACCTGGAAGACCACTTCGACGTGGAGATCGAACGGGACAAGTTCGACACCGTGGGGGGCCTGATCTTCCACCTGGCCGGCAAGATCCCTGCCATCGGCGACACCGTGGAGGGCTCCGGCCTGAGCCTGACCATCCTGGATGCCGACGAACGCAAGGTCAAACAAGTCCGTATCGCACGTCTGGACGCCACCGGCAAAGAGCAGGGTGACGAGTGA
- a CDS encoding NlpC/P60 family protein, with amino-acid sequence MPFTFKPAIIVVLGLSLLLGTGCVHAAPSSGLNRLGYAIQMGAFADVKNAERFTAALQKKGIEAFYFRKDNGIYAVRFGDFATREKARTAARKLVADRMINSFYIAPPHQIVFTGPREAGWQKPPAEELTPPRAAEVPKTPKDRGKTGERGESIRQKSARSSGDMGAIAARTAERFVGIPYRWGGENVVDGMDCSGFVRAVYNLCGLSIPRTSRDQFKAGDPVRKDDLRDGDLLFFGSSADSINHVGIYVGNGRFVHAPRRGEDIKVSGVDESYFERRFVGARRYFQ; translated from the coding sequence ATGCCCTTTACCTTCAAACCAGCCATTATCGTTGTGCTCGGCCTGTCCCTCCTTCTCGGGACCGGCTGTGTGCATGCGGCGCCATCTTCGGGGCTCAACCGTCTCGGCTACGCCATCCAGATGGGCGCCTTCGCCGACGTGAAAAACGCGGAGCGCTTTACCGCAGCCCTCCAGAAGAAGGGGATCGAGGCCTTTTACTTCCGCAAGGATAACGGCATCTATGCCGTGCGCTTCGGCGATTTCGCCACCAGGGAGAAGGCCCGGACCGCGGCCAGAAAACTGGTGGCCGACCGCATGATAAACAGCTTCTACATCGCACCTCCCCACCAAATCGTCTTTACCGGCCCCAGGGAGGCGGGGTGGCAAAAACCGCCCGCGGAAGAACTTACCCCCCCCCGTGCCGCCGAAGTCCCCAAGACTCCCAAGGACAGGGGGAAAACAGGAGAGCGGGGGGAGAGCATCCGGCAGAAGTCTGCGCGGAGTTCCGGGGACATGGGCGCCATTGCCGCCCGCACCGCCGAACGCTTCGTGGGCATTCCCTACCGCTGGGGCGGGGAGAACGTGGTGGACGGCATGGATTGCAGCGGCTTTGTGCGGGCGGTCTACAACCTGTGCGGCCTCAGCATCCCCCGAACCTCGCGGGACCAGTTCAAGGCGGGCGACCCGGTGCGGAAGGATGACCTGCGGGACGGCGATCTGCTCTTTTTCGGGTCATCGGCCGACAGCATCAACCACGTGGGCATCTACGTGGGCAACGGCAGGTTCGTGCACGCTCCCCGCCGCGGCGAGGACATCAAGGTGTCCGGCGTGGACGAGAGCTACTTCGAGCGGCGCTTCGTCGGCGCACGCAGGTATTTTCAATAG
- the lnt gene encoding apolipoprotein N-acyltransferase: protein MVSGVLIALSFPTAGLSFLAWVALIPLLISLEGASLRRAFRLGFTCGLAAYALILYWINIVVTHFGHLPWAVSIPLYLFLASWLALFYGLATLIACYGKQGGIKPVFTLPVAWVALDFLRSFLLTGFPWAMLGHSQYRILPLIQIADLTGVYGITLLIVLTNVVLYRVLRAVSGAGVPYPVKSALLLLVLFTATLFYGFYRLNVEEAAAGPALRVALIQGNIDQDVKWSPAFQERTMEIYERLTREAAKGGVDLVVWPESAVPFFFQDEVRQAERIRTLARETNAYILFGSPAHELRDGSRTFLNSAFVVAPNGETIGRGDKLHLVPFGEYVPLKGLLPFVNKLVVGIGDFSPGEHAAPLDVGKTRAGLLVCYEGIFPELAREYVNNGARILVNITNDAWYGRSSAPYQHFSIAVFRAVETRTPLVRAANTGITAIIDQNGHIRSMSNLFEEDFRTGEIKPGNGDSLYLKIGDAPAWLCAILTLGVVLLAWFRREKQPERKD from the coding sequence ATGGTTTCCGGCGTCCTGATCGCCCTTTCCTTCCCCACGGCCGGGCTCTCCTTCCTGGCCTGGGTCGCCCTGATACCGCTTCTGATCTCCCTGGAAGGGGCATCCCTGCGCCGGGCCTTTCGCCTGGGCTTTACCTGCGGCCTGGCCGCTTACGCCCTCATCCTCTACTGGATCAATATCGTCGTCACCCATTTCGGCCATCTCCCCTGGGCGGTCAGCATCCCGCTCTACCTCTTCCTGGCGTCCTGGCTGGCCCTGTTTTACGGCCTGGCCACCCTGATCGCCTGCTATGGGAAGCAGGGGGGGATCAAGCCGGTCTTCACCCTGCCGGTTGCCTGGGTGGCGCTGGATTTCCTCCGTTCCTTCCTGCTCACCGGCTTTCCCTGGGCCATGCTGGGGCACTCGCAGTACCGCATCCTGCCCCTGATCCAGATTGCCGACCTGACCGGCGTCTACGGCATCACCCTGTTGATCGTGCTGACCAACGTGGTCCTGTACCGGGTGCTGCGGGCGGTTTCCGGGGCAGGGGTCCCCTACCCCGTCAAAAGCGCTTTGCTGCTTCTGGTGCTGTTCACCGCCACCCTCTTCTACGGTTTCTACCGCCTGAACGTGGAGGAGGCGGCCGCGGGTCCGGCGCTCAGGGTGGCCCTGATCCAGGGGAACATCGACCAGGACGTCAAGTGGAGCCCGGCCTTTCAGGAACGGACCATGGAGATCTACGAGCGGCTCACCCGCGAGGCCGCCAAGGGCGGCGTCGACCTGGTGGTCTGGCCGGAGAGCGCCGTGCCGTTCTTCTTCCAGGACGAAGTGCGGCAGGCGGAGCGGATACGCACCCTGGCGCGCGAGACCAACGCCTATATCCTCTTCGGCAGCCCGGCCCATGAGTTGCGCGACGGCAGCCGAACCTTTCTCAACAGCGCCTTCGTCGTTGCCCCCAACGGCGAAACCATCGGCCGGGGAGACAAACTGCACCTGGTCCCCTTTGGCGAATACGTGCCGCTCAAGGGCCTGCTCCCCTTCGTCAACAAGCTGGTGGTGGGGATCGGCGATTTCTCCCCCGGCGAACACGCCGCCCCGCTGGACGTGGGCAAGACCCGGGCCGGGCTTCTGGTCTGCTACGAGGGGATCTTTCCGGAGCTGGCCCGGGAGTACGTGAACAACGGCGCCCGCATCCTGGTGAACATCACCAACGACGCCTGGTACGGCCGTTCGTCGGCCCCCTACCAGCACTTTTCCATCGCGGTGTTCCGCGCCGTGGAGACCCGGACGCCGCTGGTCCGGGCCGCCAATACCGGCATAACCGCCATCATCGACCAGAACGGCCATATCCGCTCCATGAGCAACCTCTTCGAGGAGGACTTCCGCACCGGAGAGATCAAGCCGGGCAACGGGGATTCCCTGTACCTGAAAATAGGCGACGCACCGGCCTGGTTATGTGCTATCCTGACCCTGGGCGTGGTGCTGTTGGCCTGGTTCAGGCGGGAGAAGCAGCCAGAGCGGAAAGACTGA
- a CDS encoding DUF1015 domain-containing protein yields MAFIKPFRALRPPKDLADKVAALPYDVMNVEEACRMAAGNPNSFLHVSRPEIDLPADIDPHDEPVYVQGKKNLDEFIRRGILVQDDRECFYVYRQRMGEITQTGLVACTSVDDYQSGVIKKHELTRADKEDDRVKHIDYLDANDEPVFYISRSDAEIEAIIAGIADAPPEYDFTTDDGVGHTLWIVADQASIARLTGLFAAVPRLYVADGHHRSAAAGRVRELRREKNPGHTGREEYNTFLTVIFPESQLNIMPYNRAVKDLNGQSPAEFVTRVEESFKVLPSPVPVVPCERHQFGMYLNGHWYQLHARDTIVDESDTVGRLDVSILQSRLLEPDLGIGNPRTDKRIHFVGGIRGNEELEKLVDSGEYAVAFSLYPTSIGELIELADQDRIMPPKSTWFEPKLRSGLFVHLLS; encoded by the coding sequence ATGGCATTCATCAAACCGTTCCGGGCGTTGCGCCCCCCCAAGGACCTGGCCGACAAGGTGGCGGCCCTCCCCTACGACGTGATGAACGTGGAAGAGGCCTGCCGCATGGCGGCCGGCAATCCGAACAGCTTTCTCCACGTCTCCCGGCCCGAGATCGACCTCCCGGCCGATATCGATCCCCACGACGAACCGGTCTACGTGCAGGGGAAAAAGAACCTGGACGAATTCATCCGGCGCGGCATCCTGGTCCAGGACGACCGCGAATGCTTCTACGTCTACCGCCAGCGCATGGGAGAGATTACCCAGACCGGGCTGGTGGCCTGCACCAGCGTGGACGACTACCAGTCCGGCGTGATCAAGAAACACGAACTCACCAGGGCCGACAAGGAGGACGACCGGGTCAAGCACATCGACTACCTGGACGCCAACGATGAGCCGGTCTTCTACATCTCCCGCTCCGACGCGGAGATCGAGGCGATCATCGCGGGGATTGCCGACGCCCCCCCCGAATACGACTTCACCACCGACGACGGTGTCGGCCACACCCTCTGGATCGTGGCCGATCAGGCGTCGATCGCCCGGTTGACCGGCCTGTTCGCGGCCGTTCCCCGCCTGTACGTGGCCGACGGCCATCACCGCAGCGCCGCAGCCGGAAGGGTGCGGGAACTGCGCCGGGAAAAGAATCCGGGCCACACCGGCCGTGAGGAATACAACACCTTCCTGACCGTCATCTTCCCCGAAAGCCAGCTCAACATCATGCCCTACAACCGGGCCGTAAAAGACCTGAACGGCCAAAGCCCGGCGGAGTTCGTAACCAGGGTGGAGGAGAGCTTCAAGGTCCTCCCCTCCCCGGTCCCGGTCGTACCGTGCGAGCGCCACCAGTTCGGCATGTACCTGAACGGCCACTGGTACCAGCTCCACGCCCGCGACACCATTGTGGACGAGTCGGACACGGTGGGCCGCCTGGACGTGTCGATCCTCCAGAGCCGCCTGCTGGAACCGGACCTGGGCATCGGCAATCCCCGCACCGACAAGCGCATCCATTTCGTCGGCGGCATCCGGGGGAACGAGGAACTGGAAAAACTGGTGGATTCGGGCGAGTATGCCGTGGCCTTCTCCCTGTACCCCACCTCCATCGGCGAACTGATCGAACTGGCCGACCAGGACCGGATCATGCCGCCCAAATCCACCTGGTTCGAGCCCAAACTGCGCAGCGGCCTCTTCGTGCACCTGCTCTCCTGA
- a CDS encoding PAS domain S-box protein has translation MKPSPVIARVLRFFALSFLFLPAATCIASPQGNRVSPKSIRVVMDNNYPPYVFKDDRGQLKGITIDQWALWEKRTGIRVEITGTDWNEAQRRMEAGEFDVIDTIFRNAKREKIYDFTKPYAIIPVPLFFHKDISGISGPDDARGFMVAAKAGGNVLDVLRKHGVTDIAEYPSYEKIIEAARDGKVKVFTVDRPPALYYLNKMGIQDRFRETAPLYNGEFHRAVPKGRSDLLATVEKGFADITPAEYRAIDKKWLGTPLSVSPYFRYVGYSALAIAALVAGLLVWLRLLKRAVSLKTQELSESEEQLRAFMDNASAVIFMKDIHGRYLHVNPLYEELFNATSTTIKGKTDFDIFPHDQAAQLVKNDRMVMESGRPLKIEEVVEQDDGPHTYLSAKFPLKRVSGEIYAVCGISTDITELKRAHGKINRSEERFRAIMSLSPDIISIVRKDGVFLYKSPSAEQIHGYAQDEMLGRPVFDLIHPEDRENVERVFSELLKNPEKIASVQYRHSNKDGSYIWMESYACNQLANPHIDGIIVISRNIEDRKKVESERLKLEQQLLHAQKLESLGVLAGGIAHDFNNILMTIMGNADLALMRMAPESPAVDNLRRIENAAAQAADLAKQMLAYSGKGKFIVEHIDLNSLLKEMLHMLEVSISKSAVLRLNLAKDLPLVEADVTQMRQIIMNLVINASEAIGDTSGVIAITTGCMECDAGYLRDAWLDEDVAEGHYAYLEIADTGCGMNKETLAKIFDPFFTTKFTGRGLGMAAVLGILRGHKGAIKVYSEPGKGTTFKILLPVSNQPAKGFSRDSRRDDWHGEGKVLLVDDDETICSIGAEMLEELGFSTATAKDGREAVALFKETPGIAFVILDLTMPHMNGEQCFRELRRIQPDVKVIMSSGYNEQEVTQKFVGKGLAGFIQKPYRLSALREVIQKM, from the coding sequence ATGAAACCCAGCCCCGTTATCGCTCGCGTCCTGCGGTTCTTCGCACTATCGTTCCTCTTCCTCCCTGCCGCCACCTGCATCGCCTCCCCCCAGGGAAACCGCGTCTCCCCCAAATCGATCCGCGTCGTCATGGACAATAATTACCCGCCGTATGTCTTTAAAGATGACCGGGGACAGTTGAAAGGCATAACGATCGACCAGTGGGCTCTTTGGGAGAAGAGGACCGGTATCCGTGTCGAGATAACCGGAACCGACTGGAACGAGGCCCAACGGAGGATGGAGGCGGGCGAGTTCGATGTGATCGACACGATCTTCCGCAATGCGAAGCGCGAAAAAATATACGACTTTACCAAACCCTACGCGATTATCCCCGTGCCGCTGTTCTTCCATAAAGACATCTCCGGCATCAGCGGGCCTGACGATGCCAGGGGATTCATGGTGGCCGCCAAGGCCGGCGGCAATGTCCTTGACGTTCTCCGAAAACACGGCGTCACCGACATCGCGGAATACCCCAGTTACGAGAAGATCATCGAGGCGGCCCGCGACGGCAAGGTGAAGGTATTTACCGTCGACCGCCCTCCGGCTTTATATTATTTGAACAAAATGGGTATTCAGGATCGTTTTCGGGAGACCGCGCCGCTCTATAACGGAGAATTTCACCGCGCGGTGCCCAAGGGCAGGAGCGACCTCTTGGCGACGGTCGAGAAAGGCTTTGCGGACATCACGCCGGCCGAATACCGCGCCATCGACAAGAAGTGGTTGGGGACACCGCTCAGCGTCTCGCCCTATTTCCGTTATGTGGGCTATTCCGCCCTGGCGATCGCCGCCCTCGTGGCCGGGCTGCTGGTGTGGCTGAGATTGCTGAAGAGGGCCGTATCCCTTAAAACCCAGGAGCTCTCGGAGAGCGAGGAGCAATTACGGGCCTTTATGGACAACGCTTCGGCGGTGATCTTCATGAAGGACATACACGGCCGCTATCTTCATGTGAACCCGCTGTACGAAGAATTGTTTAACGCAACGAGCACGACCATCAAGGGAAAGACCGACTTCGACATCTTCCCCCATGATCAGGCCGCCCAGTTGGTCAAAAACGACCGGATGGTCATGGAGAGCGGCCGGCCCTTGAAGATCGAGGAGGTTGTGGAGCAGGACGACGGCCCCCACACCTACCTGTCCGCCAAATTTCCGCTTAAAAGAGTCTCGGGGGAAATATATGCCGTCTGCGGAATATCCACCGACATAACCGAACTGAAGCGGGCCCACGGGAAGATCAACAGGAGTGAAGAGCGCTTCCGCGCCATCATGTCCCTGTCCCCGGACATCATCAGCATTGTCCGCAAAGATGGGGTTTTCCTATACAAATCGCCGTCGGCGGAGCAGATCCACGGGTATGCCCAGGACGAGATGCTTGGGCGCCCGGTCTTTGACCTCATTCACCCGGAGGACCGGGAAAACGTCGAGCGCGTCTTCAGCGAACTCCTGAAAAATCCCGAGAAGATCGCCAGCGTGCAGTACCGGCACAGCAACAAGGACGGCAGCTACATCTGGATGGAATCCTACGCGTGCAACCAACTTGCCAACCCCCACATAGACGGGATCATCGTCATATCGAGAAACATCGAGGACCGGAAAAAGGTCGAGAGCGAACGCCTGAAGCTGGAGCAGCAACTCCTCCACGCCCAGAAGCTTGAAAGCCTGGGGGTATTGGCCGGCGGCATCGCCCACGATTTCAACAACATCCTGATGACCATCATGGGCAACGCCGACCTGGCCCTGATGCGCATGGCCCCCGAATCCCCCGCCGTCGACAACCTGCGCCGGATAGAAAATGCCGCCGCCCAGGCCGCCGATCTGGCCAAGCAGATGCTTGCCTATTCCGGCAAGGGAAAATTCATTGTCGAGCATATCGACCTGAATTCCCTGCTGAAAGAGATGCTGCACATGCTTGAGGTCTCCATCTCCAAGAGCGCCGTCTTACGTCTCAACCTCGCCAAGGACCTGCCGCTCGTGGAAGCCGACGTCACCCAGATGCGCCAGATCATCATGAACCTGGTGATCAACGCCTCCGAGGCCATCGGCGACACCAGCGGCGTCATCGCCATCACCACCGGGTGCATGGAGTGCGATGCCGGTTATTTGAGAGACGCCTGGCTCGACGAAGACGTCGCCGAAGGGCACTATGCCTATCTGGAAATTGCCGACACCGGCTGCGGCATGAACAAGGAGACCCTCGCCAAGATCTTCGACCCCTTTTTCACTACCAAGTTCACCGGTCGCGGCCTCGGCATGGCCGCCGTCCTCGGTATCCTGCGCGGGCACAAAGGCGCCATCAAGGTTTACAGCGAACCCGGCAAGGGGACCACCTTCAAAATCCTCCTGCCGGTCAGCAACCAGCCTGCCAAAGGGTTCAGCCGCGACAGCCGCCGGGACGACTGGCACGGCGAAGGAAAGGTCCTGCTCGTGGATGACGATGAAACCATCTGCAGCATCGGGGCGGAAATGCTTGAAGAACTGGGTTTCAGCACCGCCACCGCCAAAGACGGCAGAGAGGCGGTGGCCCTCTTCAAAGAGACCCCCGGCATCGCTTTCGTCATTCTGGACCTGACCATGCCGCACATGAACGGCGAGCAGTGTTTCCGGGAACTCAGGCGCATACAGCCCGACGTGAAGGTGATCATGTCCAGCGGCTACAACGAGCAGGAGGTTACCCAGAAGTTCGTGGGCAAGGGATTGGCGGGGTTCATCCAGAAACCCTACCGGCTGTCGGCGCTGAGAGAGGTCATACAGAAGATGTGA